From the genome of Bacteroides sp. MSB163, one region includes:
- a CDS encoding DMT family transporter, translated as MNKNVQGHIFALTANILWGLMAPIGKSALMEFSALSVTTFRMVGAAACFWLLSAFCKHEHVDHRDMLKIFFASLFALVFNQGVYIFGLSMTSPIDASIVTTTLPIVTMIIAAIYLKEPITNLKVLGIFVGAMGALTLILSSQATSNGNSSIIGDLLCLVAQISFSIYLTVFKSLSQKYSPITLNKWMFIYASMCYIPFSYHDVAGIQWAEISTAAYAQVGYVVIGGSFLAYIFIMTAQRLLRPTVVSMYNYMQPIVASIVAIIMGLGVFGWEKGVAIALVFLGVYIVTKSKSKADFEKEGKKA; from the coding sequence ATGAATAAGAATGTACAAGGGCACATATTCGCCCTGACTGCCAATATTTTATGGGGACTGATGGCTCCCATCGGCAAATCCGCACTTATGGAGTTTTCAGCCTTATCGGTAACTACGTTCCGCATGGTAGGTGCAGCCGCCTGTTTCTGGCTACTGTCTGCATTCTGTAAGCACGAACACGTGGATCACCGCGATATGCTGAAGATTTTCTTTGCTTCACTTTTCGCACTGGTGTTCAATCAAGGGGTGTATATCTTCGGGCTTTCAATGACTTCACCCATCGATGCCTCCATCGTGACAACCACACTTCCTATCGTAACCATGATTATCGCCGCCATTTATCTGAAGGAACCTATCACGAACCTGAAAGTACTGGGTATTTTTGTAGGGGCCATGGGAGCACTGACGCTTATATTAAGCAGTCAGGCCACAAGCAACGGCAACAGCAGTATTATCGGGGACTTGCTTTGTCTGGTAGCACAAATCAGCTTCTCTATTTATCTGACTGTGTTCAAGAGCTTATCGCAGAAATATTCTCCCATCACATTGAATAAGTGGATGTTTATCTATGCGTCCATGTGCTATATTCCATTCTCATACCATGATGTAGCAGGCATTCAATGGGCGGAAATTTCTACTGCGGCATACGCACAAGTGGGCTACGTGGTAATAGGTGGCAGCTTCCTTGCCTATATCTTCATTATGACCGCACAAAGGTTGCTGCGTCCCACAGTGGTGAGTATGTACAACTATATGCAACCCATCGTAGCTTCTATTGTTGCTATTATCATGGGCCTGGGTGTATTCGGTTGGGAAAAAGGTGTAGCTATCGCTCTGGTATTCCTTGGCGTATATATCGTAACGAAGAGTAAATCGAAGGCGGACTTTGAGAAGGAAGGGAAAAAAGCGTGA
- a CDS encoding NVEALA domain-containing protein has translation MKKILVFMGVVAIAIGGYVYSKQSSVKMSSLMLENIEALADSETDGVLCFGKGLVDCPLNHDKVYTYYAPYSLYY, from the coding sequence ATGAAAAAGATTCTGGTATTTATGGGAGTTGTAGCTATTGCTATAGGAGGATATGTTTACAGTAAACAGTCATCTGTCAAGATGTCTTCTTTAATGTTGGAGAATATAGAAGCGTTGGCAGATTCAGAAACAGATGGTGTTCTTTGCTTTGGAAAAGGGTTGGTTGATTGTCCGCTTAATCACGATAAAGTATATACTTATTATGCTCCGTATAGCTTATATTATTAG
- a CDS encoding BF3164 family lipoprotein, with amino-acid sequence MLRIAYIISVISVLLFISCTSNPVASGKTSYTDFPQEQKLKAKTIRLDTALFRYPSRLHIRDGKAVVLDLHGTDYFFHTFSYPDFRYLSSFGRRGDAPQDMLSAENFRWNGAFLWTLDSNKSELTRFGFALSGDSLLRQEAVNLDKDILRALDFVMCEDSAFIIPDYSGDSRFCKVSKSGKLMYKFGAIPTVNEDALQNARPALAQAWRSFIDYNPRNGILAVATQLGEVFEIYNLKDSTHVVCMGPHGEPEFQVSGGYGIPTGIMGFSDVQVTGRAIYAVFHGRSFKDIARDARNGIDHPDGGQFIYVFSLTGKPLKKYVLDHYICGISVDEQRGLIYATDVNEDEPIVEYHINGM; translated from the coding sequence ATGCTCCGTATAGCTTATATTATTAGCGTTATATCTGTCCTGCTATTCATTTCTTGTACTTCGAATCCGGTTGCTTCCGGTAAAACGTCATATACTGATTTCCCACAGGAGCAAAAATTGAAGGCAAAGACGATACGGCTGGATACAGCTTTATTCCGCTATCCTTCTCGTCTGCATATCAGGGACGGGAAAGCTGTGGTACTTGATTTGCATGGAACAGACTATTTCTTTCATACATTCAGCTATCCTGATTTTCGTTACCTGTCTTCTTTCGGGAGGCGTGGAGATGCACCGCAGGATATGCTTTCTGCCGAAAATTTCCGATGGAATGGGGCTTTTTTGTGGACATTAGATTCCAATAAGTCAGAATTAACAAGGTTTGGGTTTGCTTTATCCGGTGATTCACTGCTTCGTCAGGAAGCGGTGAATCTGGATAAGGATATTCTCCGGGCATTGGATTTTGTAATGTGTGAGGATTCTGCCTTTATCATTCCCGATTATTCGGGTGACAGTCGCTTTTGCAAAGTAAGCAAGAGTGGAAAATTGATGTATAAGTTTGGTGCTATTCCTACTGTCAACGAGGATGCCTTGCAGAATGCCCGTCCGGCTTTGGCGCAGGCGTGGCGTAGTTTTATAGACTATAATCCCCGAAACGGGATACTTGCTGTTGCCACTCAGTTGGGTGAAGTGTTCGAAATCTATAATCTGAAAGACAGTACGCATGTTGTGTGCATGGGACCGCATGGTGAGCCGGAGTTTCAGGTGTCCGGGGGATATGGTATTCCTACGGGTATCATGGGATTTAGTGATGTGCAGGTGACGGGTCGGGCCATTTATGCAGTCTTTCATGGGCGCTCGTTCAAAGATATAGCACGGGATGCCCGGAATGGTATTGATCATCCGGATGGCGGGCAATTTATCTATGTGTTCAGCTTGACGGGAAAACCGTTAAAGAAATATGTACTGGATCATTACATTTGTGGCATATCGGTAGATGAGCAGCGTGGACTTATTTATGCTACGGATGTGAATGAGGATGAGCCGATAGTAGAATACCATATAAATGGTATGTAG